One Paralysiella testudinis genomic window, TGGCATGGATGCAGAAAATCACCGATGTGCTGATGCAGAACCTGAGCCTGTTTCTGGTGCCGCCTTGTGTGGCGGTGATGGATCATCTGCAATTGGTGCGCGATGATTTTTGGTCTATTTTTACCGCCACCGTGGTGAGCACCTTGCTGGTGCTGTTGGTTACCGGCAAAAGCCATGAGCTGATTCGGCGGTGGTTATGAGTTTGGCCGCCAGCCCTGCGCTGATTTTATTTCTGATTGTGGCGGTGTATTGGCTCACCAGCCACATCCGCCAACGCACCGGCAGCTTTTGGTGCAATCCGGTGTTTTTAAGCACAGCGGTACTGATTGGCTATTTATACGCTACCGACACGCCTTATCCGCAATTTCACGCCGCCGCCCAATTTATCGACTTCTGGCTGCAACCCGCCGTGGTATGTTTGGCGGTGCCTTTGTATGTGCAATGGCAAAAAATCCGCAAACAATGGCTGCCAATTCTGTTGTCGCAGCTGTTGGGCAGCCTAGTCGGCATTGTGTCCGCCGTGCTGATTGCCCATTGGATGGGTGCTGAGCGGGCGGTAACCTTGTCGTTGGCGGCCAAATCGGTTACCAACCCGATTGCGCTGGAAATCACCCACAGCATTGGCGGCATCCCTGCCATCACCGCCGCCACCGTGATTATGGCGGGCATGTTGGGGCAAATGCTGGGCTTTCGTGCACTGCAAGCCGGACGCATCCGCAATCCCAGCTCGCGCGGTATGTCGATGGGCTCGGCCTCACACGCCATGGGCATTAGCGCGGCATTGGAGCAAAGCCAAAAGCTGGCGGCTTATGCCAGCCTAGGGCTTATCTTCAATGGCGTGCTAACGGCCTTTTTGGTGCCGGTGGTATTGCCGTTAATGGGCTTTTAATCTTGTGCATGAAAACCACACCCGTGGCCAGCTCGAGTTAATTCCGATTAAAAACACTTGAGTTGTACCAACTCGCCCCTATAATGCCCTGCACAGGCTGCCTGAAAAGCACTTGTGATTAATTTTAAGCATAAAAAGGAAACAACATGACGCGCAAAACCCAAGGTCTGGCCTTGTTGGCCGTGGCCACTGCCGGTTTGCTGTGGGCAGGCTTGGCCGCTGCCAAAACCATCAACGTGGCCGATCACAATACCCCTTACAACAACGATGACATCCAAAAACTGGCGGCCACTGCCGTGGGCATGGGTGTCAAAGAGCCGGTGAAACTAAACTTGCAAGGTGGCAACCTTAATGTATCCGGCAGCACCGCCACCACCTGCGTGATTAAAGTGGGCAGCGGCGATACCCCGAAAATCGGCGGCATCAGCTGCAAATAAATCGATTTACAGCCAATAAAAAAGCAGACAAACCACATCGGTTTGTCTGCTTTTCTTTTTGGGATTCGCTATAGTGGAATGCAGAATAAAGTGATACAAGGCAGCGAGCCGCAGACAGTACAGTAGTACGGCAAGGCAAGCTAACGCCGTAGCACTTTGTTATGCATTTTACTATATCAGGCTGCCTGAATTCAGCCGCCCACCACCACCAGCTTCTGATTCACAAATTCCTTAATCCCCAAATCAGCCAGCTCACGACCAAAGCCGGAGCGTTTTACGCCGCCAAAGGGCAATTCGGCCACCGAATCGCCACCTTGGTTGATAAACACCATGCCGGTTTCGATGCGCGAAGCCAGTTGTTTGGCGCGCTCCACATTGCCGGAAAAAATGGTGCCGCCCAAGCCGTAATTGGAATCGTTGGCCAAAGCCACCACCGCATCGTCGTCGGCCACCACATACAGCTGTGCCACCGGGCCGAAAAACTCTTCAAAATAGGCCGGATTGCTGCGCTCAATATTGCCCAGCAATGTGGGCGGGAAAAACTGCCCTTGCTCCGGCACCGCCGCGCCGCCGCACAGCACTTTAGCGCCATTGGCCACCGCTTGATCCAATTGGGTTTGCAAATCATTTTTGGCGCGTTGTGACGACATCGGCGCCAGCGTGGTGGCATCGTCCAGCGGATCACCCATTTGGGCTGCCTGAAAGCGCTCAATCACCACGCGGGTGAATTCATCGGCCACAGCAGCCTGCACAATATAGCGCTTGGCGGCGGTACAAACCTGCCCGGCATTGTATAAGCGGGCACCGGCTGCGGTTTTGGCGGCACGCACCACATCGGCATCGTCCAGCACCACAAACACATCGTTGCCGCCCAACTCCATGGTGGCTTTTTTCAATTTGGCACCGGCTTGCCCGGCCACAATGCTGCCGGCTTTTTCCGAGCCGGTAAGCGCCACGCCTTGCACGCGGTCATCGGCAATGATATTGGCAACCTGTTCAGGTGTGATAAACAGGTTGCGGTAGGTGCCTGCCGGTGCGCCGGCATCCGCAATGGCTTTTTCCATCGCCAATGCGCATTGCGGCACATTGCTGGCGTGTTTCACCACCATGGGGTTGCCTGCGGCGATGGCCGGTGCCACCACACGGATTAATTGATACAAGGGGAAATTCCACGGCTCCACCGCCAAAATAATGCCCACCGGGTGATGCTCTACCCAGGCTTCGCCCAGCACATCCGGATAGGGTACCGGTGCCAGAAAACGGGCGGCGTTGTCGGCATAATATTGGGCAATGTCGATGCACGATTGCACTTCGCTGCGACTTTCGCCAATCAATTTACCCATTTCAATGCTGATGATGCGTGCTAACTCTTCCTTGCGCGCGTTCATTACCTCGGCCAGCATGGCCAAAATTTTCAGGCGTGCCGACATATTGGCGGGGCTGGCCCAATCAGATTTATACAAGGCATGTCCTGCGGCCAATGCGGCTTCCACATCGGCATCGCTGTGGGCGGTGAAGGTTTGCACCACTTCATTGGTGTAGGGGTTAACGGTTTGGTAAGCCATGCTTGCTCCTTAGCGGGTTGATGTGGGCGATTGTAGGGGGAATAGGCGGTTTTGACCATGCCGATACGCTTTGCACTGCAACATGCAAAGCATTGTTATGATTCCGGATGCACATCCGATTTCAAACTTTGAGCACGGTCTTGCTCGAATTCGCCCCACATGGCATTTAAAATGGCCAGCAAGACGGCAAAGCCCAAACCCAACACCCAGGCAAAATACCACATAGTAATATCCTTAATGATTGGTTTCAGGCAGCCTTGATTTGATTTGTTAGTGGATTAAATTGAAACCAATAATGTATTGACTCGCTTTGTCTTAATTTCAATTAAACTCACCATAACAACAGGCTGCCTGAAAACCTTGATATGCATTAATACGCACTGTGTTCGTTTTCACGCACATATTCTTTGGTTACCTTGCCGCGCATAATGCGAAACGCCCAGCCGGTATAGCTCACTACAATCGGCAGCAAAATACCGGTAACCACCAGCATCACCACCAAGGTGAAATGGCTAGACGAAGCATCCCACACCGTCAGGCTCATGCTAGGCTGGCTACTGGAGGGCAAAATCACCGGAAACATCGATACCGCCATGGTGCCGATAATGCCCAGCACGCCCAACGCCGACGCCACAAAAGCCAGCAAGGTTTTGCCAACGCGTGCCAACAGCCAAGCCAGCAGAATGCCGGCAAAGCCCAGCAACGGCACCAATAGGGTTAAAGGCGCGCGCTGGTAGTTCAGCATCCAGGCACCCGTTTGCATGGCCACCGTTTTGTGCAAAGGATCGGCCACACCGTTGGGATCGATGTTGCTGGTAATCACATAGCCTTCCATACCGCTGGCCACCCACACCCCGGCGGCGGCAAACGCAAGCAAAGCAATCAGCCCGCTGTAAATCAGGCTGCGGCGCGCGCGCTGATAAATCACGCCTTCGGTGCGGTGCATCAAATACACGCCGCCGTGGAACACCAGCATGGCGGCCGAAACCACGCCGCACAACAGCGCAAACGGGTTGAGCAAGCCCCAAAACGAGCCGGTGTAAAACGGCCGCAAGGTATCGTCGAAATGAAACGGCACACCCAGCAAAATATTGCCCATGGCCACGCCAAACAGCAATGCGGGCACAAACGAACCCACAAACAACAACCAATCCCAAGTGGTGCGCCAAGTTTGATTGTGAATCAGGCTGCGGTATTTAAAACCCACCGGGCGGAAAAACATCGCCCACAACACCAGCAGTAAAGCCCAGTAAAAACCAGAAAACGCGGTGGCATATACCTGCGGCCAAGCGGCAAAAATCAGCCCAGCACCGGTAATCAGCCAGGTTTGGTTGCCTTCCCAGTGGGCGCCGATGCTGTTGATAATGACACGCCGCTCTTCATCAGTGCGTCCCACAAACGGCAACAGGCTGCCAATACCCATATCGTGGCCATCCATAATGGCAAAGCCAACCAATAATACCCCAATCAACAGCCACCAAATTACTTTTAAGGTTGCATAATCCAGTATTTCCATCTCGTTCTCCCTTACTCGTGCTTGGCCGGTTCGTTGGCATAACGCCCGGTGCCCAAGCTGCCGGGGCCTTGGCGGATAAAGCGCTGCATCAAGTACACTTCCACCACAATCAGCGTAAGGTAAAACGCCGTAAAGCCGCTGAGCGAACCAATCAATGACGCGCGACTGAGTGAAGAAGCCGACAAGGCCGTGGGCAGAACACCATATACCGTCCACGGCTGGCGACCGTATTCGGCCACAAACCAGCCGCATTCAATTGCAATCCACGGCAGCGGCAAAGAGAAAAACACCAGTTTGAGCAGCCACGGTTTTTGCGCAAAAGTGCCTTTAATGGAGTGCCAAAAAGCCAAACCAAACACCAGCAACATGGCAAAGCCGCAAGCCACCATAATGCGGAATGCCCAAAACATCGGCGTTACCCGCGGCACCGATTCGCGCGCCGCTTTGGCAATATCGGCCTCGGTGGCGCGGGCAATATCCGGCACATTGGCTTTGAGCAACAGGCCAAAGCCCAAATCGGCTTCATGTTGTTTCAAGGTGGCCAGTGCCGCGGTGTCGTGACGGTTTTGCCGCAACGCTTCCAGCGCCAACACCGCCTCTTTGCCCGACACAATACGCTGTTTGTTGGCCGCCACAATCTCGCGGATGCCCGGAATTTGCGTGTCCAACGAGCGGGTGCCGATAATGCCCATCACATAAGGAATATGAATGGCAAAATCGTTTTTCATTTCCGCTTCATTGGGAATGGCAATCAGATTAAACGAGGCCGGCGCTGGTTCGGTTTCCCACATCGCTTCCATTGCCGCAATTTTGGTTTGCTGGGCATGGCCGATGGAATAGCCGGATTCGTCACCCAATACCAATGTCGACAAAATCGCCGCCATGCCGAAACCGGCGCCGATGCGAAAGCTTTTTTTGGCAAAATCAACATCGCGTTTTTTGAGTAGATACCAAGCCGAAATCGACATCACAAACATCGACCCGCACACATAACCGGCCGATACGGTGTGCACAAATTTATTTTGGGCTTCCGGGTTAAAAAATACCTCGGCAAAGCTGGTCATTTCCATGCGCATGGTTTCGTAGTTGAATACCGCGCCCACCGGATTTTGCATCCAGCCGTTGGCCACCAGAATCCATAAGGCCGACAGGCTGGTGCCCAGCGCCATAAACAGCGTCACCAACAAATGCTGGCGGCGGCTCATGCGATCCCAGCCAAAAAAGAACAGCCCCACCAGCGTGGCTTCCAAGAAAAACGCCATTAAGCCTTCAATCGCCAGCGGCGCGCCGAAAATATCGCCCACATAATGCGAGTAATACGCCCAGTTGGTGCCAAACTGAAATTCCATGGTGATGCCGGTGGTGACCCCCAGCGC contains:
- a CDS encoding cytochrome ubiquinol oxidase subunit I; translation: MLLLFWLPWFGISPFNRELDIMDLVELSRLQFAMTALYHFLFVPLTLGLSWILVIMESVYVMTGRQIYKDMTKFWGKLFGINFALGVTTGITMEFQFGTNWAYYSHYVGDIFGAPLAIEGLMAFFLEATLVGLFFFGWDRMSRRQHLLVTLFMALGTSLSALWILVANGWMQNPVGAVFNYETMRMEMTSFAEVFFNPEAQNKFVHTVSAGYVCGSMFVMSISAWYLLKKRDVDFAKKSFRIGAGFGMAAILSTLVLGDESGYSIGHAQQTKIAAMEAMWETEPAPASFNLIAIPNEAEMKNDFAIHIPYVMGIIGTRSLDTQIPGIREIVAANKQRIVSGKEAVLALEALRQNRHDTAALATLKQHEADLGFGLLLKANVPDIARATEADIAKAARESVPRVTPMFWAFRIMVACGFAMLLVFGLAFWHSIKGTFAQKPWLLKLVFFSLPLPWIAIECGWFVAEYGRQPWTVYGVLPTALSASSLSRASLIGSLSGFTAFYLTLIVVEVYLMQRFIRQGPGSLGTGRYANEPAKHE
- a CDS encoding NAD-dependent succinate-semialdehyde dehydrogenase, whose translation is MAYQTVNPYTNEVVQTFTAHSDADVEAALAAGHALYKSDWASPANMSARLKILAMLAEVMNARKEELARIISIEMGKLIGESRSEVQSCIDIAQYYADNAARFLAPVPYPDVLGEAWVEHHPVGIILAVEPWNFPLYQLIRVVAPAIAAGNPMVVKHASNVPQCALAMEKAIADAGAPAGTYRNLFITPEQVANIIADDRVQGVALTGSEKAGSIVAGQAGAKLKKATMELGGNDVFVVLDDADVVRAAKTAAGARLYNAGQVCTAAKRYIVQAAVADEFTRVVIERFQAAQMGDPLDDATTLAPMSSQRAKNDLQTQLDQAVANGAKVLCGGAAVPEQGQFFPPTLLGNIERSNPAYFEEFFGPVAQLYVVADDDAVVALANDSNYGLGGTIFSGNVERAKQLASRIETGMVFINQGGDSVAELPFGGVKRSGFGRELADLGIKEFVNQKLVVVGG
- a CDS encoding CidA/LrgA family protein: MIRALCIVFGCLAIGQAIVYLSGVKFPASIFGMGVLFALLQLGWVKLAWMQKITDVLMQNLSLFLVPPCVAVMDHLQLVRDDFWSIFTATVVSTLLVLLVTGKSHELIRRWL
- a CDS encoding LrgB family protein, producing the protein MSLAASPALILFLIVAVYWLTSHIRQRTGSFWCNPVFLSTAVLIGYLYATDTPYPQFHAAAQFIDFWLQPAVVCLAVPLYVQWQKIRKQWLPILLSQLLGSLVGIVSAVLIAHWMGAERAVTLSLAAKSVTNPIALEITHSIGGIPAITAATVIMAGMLGQMLGFRALQAGRIRNPSSRGMSMGSASHAMGISAALEQSQKLAAYASLGLIFNGVLTAFLVPVVLPLMGF
- the cydB gene encoding cytochrome d ubiquinol oxidase subunit II, encoding MEILDYATLKVIWWLLIGVLLVGFAIMDGHDMGIGSLLPFVGRTDEERRVIINSIGAHWEGNQTWLITGAGLIFAAWPQVYATAFSGFYWALLLVLWAMFFRPVGFKYRSLIHNQTWRTTWDWLLFVGSFVPALLFGVAMGNILLGVPFHFDDTLRPFYTGSFWGLLNPFALLCGVVSAAMLVFHGGVYLMHRTEGVIYQRARRSLIYSGLIALLAFAAAGVWVASGMEGYVITSNIDPNGVADPLHKTVAMQTGAWMLNYQRAPLTLLVPLLGFAGILLAWLLARVGKTLLAFVASALGVLGIIGTMAVSMFPVILPSSSQPSMSLTVWDASSSHFTLVVMLVVTGILLPIVVSYTGWAFRIMRGKVTKEYVRENEHSAY
- the cydX gene encoding cytochrome bd-I oxidase subunit CydX; this encodes MWYFAWVLGLGFAVLLAILNAMWGEFEQDRAQSLKSDVHPES